The Nostoc sp. 'Lobaria pulmonaria (5183) cyanobiont' genome window below encodes:
- a CDS encoding M42 family metallopeptidase gives MWDYDRLFEIIEELVMHHSPSGAEAEINQFLMQRFAALGVEVWCDRADNIIAKIPGKNPDRAIAITAHKDEIGAIVKSIGDEGRVKISKLGGSFPWVYGEGVVDLLGDNETINGILSFGSRHVSHESPQKVQQEDITVKWENAWIETKLTSPELEAAGIRPGTRMVIGKHRKRPIRLKDHIAGYTLDNKASVAILLALAENIKQPVVDVYLVASAKEEVGAIGALFFTQNQRLDALIALEICPLSEEYPIKDGESPVLLSQDAYGIYDEGLNGQLRQSAKQLDIVVQLAILSQFGSDASIAMKFGHVGRAACLAFPTQNTHGYEIAHLGAIANCIDLLKAFCETEFE, from the coding sequence ATGTGGGATTACGATCGCTTATTTGAAATTATTGAAGAATTAGTCATGCACCATTCTCCTAGTGGTGCAGAAGCTGAGATTAACCAGTTTTTGATGCAACGATTTGCGGCGCTGGGTGTAGAAGTGTGGTGCGATCGCGCTGATAATATTATTGCCAAGATTCCAGGGAAAAATCCAGACCGAGCGATCGCCATCACCGCACACAAAGACGAAATTGGTGCAATTGTCAAGAGTATTGGTGATGAAGGTCGTGTCAAAATCAGCAAACTTGGCGGTTCTTTCCCGTGGGTTTACGGCGAAGGCGTTGTAGATTTACTGGGAGATAACGAAACTATCAACGGTATTCTCAGCTTTGGTTCCCGCCACGTTTCCCACGAATCACCCCAAAAAGTCCAACAGGAAGATATTACTGTTAAGTGGGAAAATGCCTGGATCGAAACGAAGCTGACATCTCCTGAATTAGAAGCAGCTGGTATTCGGCCTGGAACTAGAATGGTGATTGGCAAACATCGCAAGCGTCCAATTCGGTTAAAGGATCATATTGCTGGTTACACTTTGGATAACAAAGCTTCTGTGGCGATTTTGCTAGCTTTGGCTGAAAATATCAAACAGCCAGTAGTCGATGTTTATTTAGTAGCGTCGGCGAAAGAAGAAGTGGGAGCAATTGGAGCGCTATTTTTCACCCAAAATCAGCGTTTGGATGCCTTGATTGCTTTAGAAATTTGTCCATTATCTGAGGAATATCCGATTAAAGATGGCGAAAGTCCTGTACTTTTATCTCAAGATGCTTATGGAATATATGATGAGGGGCTAAATGGACAACTGCGCCAATCTGCCAAGCAACTTGATATAGTAGTGCAGCTAGCGATACTGAGTCAGTTTGGTAGTGATGCTTCAATTGCGATGAAATTTGGTCATGTTGGGCGTGCTGCTTGTTTGGCATTTCCTACCCAAAATACCCACGGTTATGAAATTGCTCATTTAGGAGCGATCGCTAACTGTATTGATTTGTTAAAAGCTTTCTGCGA
- a CDS encoding SGNH/GDSL hydrolase family protein: MPQVKQISPNSSKNPISNISLALNTLVGVGAKNILVFGLPDLGQLPAAQMNGRHPTALSKSSSEFNLGLANTVSALNQNPNLNITSIDIYSLFNQASALGFTNVTESCLSRPDICQPGNNKFLIWDGVHPTTAAHKVIADIALAAIEPKSVPKPTTAWGTLLAIGAFGAVEVVKRQQKRLALVSAGRVVDAQLSHTTVEN, translated from the coding sequence ATACCACAGGTAAAACAAATCTCCCCAAACTCAAGCAAGAATCCAATCAGTAATATATCCCTGGCGTTGAATACTCTCGTAGGAGTCGGCGCAAAAAATATTTTGGTGTTTGGCTTGCCAGATTTGGGACAGCTACCAGCAGCTCAAATGAATGGTCGTCACCCTACAGCCCTTAGCAAATCGAGTAGCGAGTTTAACTTAGGTTTAGCAAACACTGTGAGCGCTTTGAACCAAAACCCAAATCTCAACATCACCTCTATTGATATTTATTCTTTATTTAATCAGGCAAGCGCATTGGGTTTTACGAATGTAACCGAGTCTTGTCTATCTAGACCAGATATATGTCAGCCAGGGAACAACAAGTTTCTGATCTGGGACGGTGTCCACCCAACCACCGCCGCTCATAAGGTGATAGCAGACATTGCACTGGCGGCGATTGAGCCTAAGTCTGTTCCTAAACCAACGACCGCGTGGGGGACATTGTTGGCAATTGGTGCTTTTGGTGCAGTAGAAGTGGTGAAGCGTCAACAAAAAAGGTTAGCACTTGTGTCAGCAGGTCGCGTTGTTGATGCACAATTGTCTCATACAACAGTCGAAAATTAA
- a CDS encoding S-layer homology domain-containing protein — protein MLPCKRPAVFLIWAVLLTSLTACANSPVAKNLEESLAADPKLQSDGVVFGESQGNQPQAQQNESAVQLPADFPKDIPLYSNAKLQEVTPASGSENKISTRWLSSDPSNFIASFYRSQFQTNNWQILQQPTDDAGGAFEARRNDLLLKVSIQPKSVTNATPNQPQTATELLIDYVPNSTATPQPTPNTNTNETANAVPQPGNSQFIGPIPATNSAAQPPSTTNNQTIPTAITNKSQVFNDLNKVSQELQQHIQDLAALGVLSIEANTTKSNSTNTTNQFEPGKIVTHREYARWLIAANNAVYANNPAKQIRLASESTQPAFSDVSAKDPDFPAIQGLAEAGLIPSPLSGDTTVVLFRPDAALTREQLLLWKLPLDTRQALPSANLDAVKQTWGFQDAARIDPKALRAVLADYQNSEQSNIRRVFGYTTLFQPKKPVTRAEAATALWYFGSQGEGVSAAEALKLKRS, from the coding sequence GTGCTTCCCTGTAAACGTCCAGCTGTATTTTTAATTTGGGCTGTTCTACTCACTTCGTTAACAGCCTGTGCTAATAGTCCAGTCGCCAAAAACCTTGAAGAATCTTTGGCGGCAGATCCGAAACTGCAAAGCGATGGAGTTGTCTTTGGAGAATCTCAAGGTAATCAACCGCAAGCACAGCAAAATGAATCAGCAGTTCAGTTACCAGCTGATTTTCCTAAAGATATCCCCTTATATTCCAATGCCAAACTACAGGAAGTTACACCTGCTAGCGGCTCAGAAAACAAAATCTCAACTCGTTGGTTAAGTTCTGACCCCAGTAATTTTATTGCTAGCTTTTATCGCAGCCAGTTTCAAACAAATAACTGGCAGATTTTACAACAGCCGACAGATGATGCCGGAGGGGCTTTTGAGGCACGTCGCAACGATTTGCTGTTGAAGGTTTCCATTCAGCCCAAATCAGTTACTAACGCCACACCTAATCAACCCCAAACAGCCACTGAATTACTGATTGATTACGTACCGAATAGTACTGCAACGCCACAACCTACCCCAAATACAAATACTAACGAAACTGCTAACGCCGTTCCTCAACCAGGAAATTCACAGTTCATTGGCCCAATACCAGCCACAAACTCGGCAGCACAGCCACCAAGCACAACTAATAACCAAACAATCCCTACAGCCATAACAAATAAATCTCAGGTATTTAACGATCTGAATAAGGTATCGCAAGAATTGCAGCAACATATCCAAGACTTGGCTGCATTAGGTGTTTTATCTATAGAAGCAAACACAACTAAGAGCAACTCTACTAACACAACTAACCAGTTTGAACCCGGTAAAATCGTTACACATCGAGAATACGCCCGTTGGCTAATTGCTGCTAACAATGCTGTATATGCCAACAATCCGGCAAAACAGATTCGCTTGGCATCAGAAAGTACTCAACCAGCTTTTAGTGATGTGTCAGCAAAAGACCCTGATTTTCCAGCAATTCAGGGATTAGCCGAAGCTGGGTTAATTCCTAGTCCTTTGTCTGGAGATACTACAGTAGTTTTATTTCGTCCTGATGCAGCCTTGACGCGGGAACAGTTACTGCTATGGAAATTACCTTTAGATACTCGCCAAGCTTTACCCTCTGCTAACTTAGATGCAGTTAAACAAACCTGGGGTTTTCAAGACGCAGCGCGAATTGACCCCAAGGCTTTAAGAGCAGTGTTGGCTGATTACCAAAATAGCGAACAATCGAATATTCGGCGGGTATTTGGTTATACAACTCTGTTTCAACCCAAAAAACCTGTAACTCGTGCTGAGGCTGCTACAGCTTTGTGGTATTTCGGCAGTCAGGGTGAGGGTGTATCCGCTGCTGAGGCTTTAAAGTTAAAGCGAAGTTAA